In Antechinus flavipes isolate AdamAnt ecotype Samford, QLD, Australia chromosome 3, AdamAnt_v2, whole genome shotgun sequence, a genomic segment contains:
- the LOC127557972 gene encoding olfactory receptor 6X1, translating to MRNGTVVTEFILLGFPDIHGMQVPLFIVIFLIYILTIFGNGLIIAIVWAEPKLQTPMYFFLSNLSFLEIWYTTTVIPKLLETFVVERTIICVPCCLLQAFFHFFLGTTEFLILTAMSFDRYLAICKPLHYSTLMTSSLCLQLALSSWMIGFTIVFCQTILLFQLPFCGNNIINHFYCDIGPILKMACADTSLLEFLGLLATILIIPGSLAFTVISYIYIVSTILKIPSATGRQKAFSTCASHLTVVSLLYGAVLFMYLRPTAHSSFKLNKVVSVLNTILTPLLNPFIYTIRNKEVKGALWKAMACQKAHYHQ from the coding sequence ATGAGAAATGGCACAGTGGTCACAGAGTTTATTCTCCTAGGCTTTCCAGACATCCATGGAATGCAGGTTCCCCTATTCATAGTGATATTCCTCATCTACATTTTAACCATTTTTGGAAATGGACTTATCATTGCTATTGTGTGGGCAGAGCCTAAACTACAAACCCCTATGTACTTCTTCCTTAGCAATTTGTCCTTCTTGGAGATTTGGTACACCACCACTGTCATTCCCAAACTGCTGGAAACTTTTGTGGTGGAAAGGACAATCATCTGTGTTCCCTGCTGCCTGCTGCAGGcctttttccacttctttttgGGCACAACTGAGtttttgatcctcacagccaTGTCCTTTGATCGTTATCTGGCCATCTGCAAGCCCCTCCACTACTCTACTCTCATGACCAGCTCCCTCTGCCTCCAGCTAGCCCTCAGTTCTTGGATGATAGGATTCACCATTGTCTTCTGTCAGACAATTCTGCTTTTTCAGTTACCTTTCTGTGGCAACAACATCATCAACCATTTCTACTGTGACATTGGCCCCATCCTGAAAATGGCCTGTGCAGACACTAGCCTCCTGGAGTTTCTGGGTCTCCTGGCAACTATTCTGATTATACCAGGGTCACTGGCCTTCACAgtgatttcttatatttatatagtgtccACTATCCTGAAGATCCCCTCGGCCACTGGACGCCAGAAGGCGTTCTCTACCTGTGCTTCTCACCTAACTGTGGTTTCTCTGCTATATGGAGCAGTTCTGTTCATGTACTTGAGACCCACAGCACATTCTTCATTCAAGCTAAACAAAGTGGTATCTGTGCTCAACACTATCCTCACCCCACTTCTGAATCCTTTCATTTATACCATTAGAAACAAGGAGGTAAAAGGAGCCTTGTGGAAGGCAATGGCATGCCAAAAAGCCCATTACCATCAGTGA